Genomic segment of Apium graveolens cultivar Ventura chromosome 7, ASM990537v1, whole genome shotgun sequence:
ATTCTATTAGCAGTGAGGTTACTCTTGGTTTTGAACATACTCTTAATCTTCCTGGTTTGCACCTTGGTGAGGTTATTATTGGTTTTAAACATACTCCTCATCTTCCTGGTTTGCAATTTGCTATTCCTAAACCAAATATGTTTGTCCAATACTTCTAATGAGTAAACTCTACAAACAATCATTAATTAGTTGTATATATAATGACATGACAGGCGTTTAAGAAGAACTTCCCTTTGCTTCCAGATATAAACAAGGCAATACTGAAAATTGCAGAAAATGGGAAGCTTTTAGAACTTGAGGAGAGATACTTGAGCTCTGAGAAATGCGCGGAACCAGTTTTGTTATCAAATGAAGATGCTGGTATTGGATTAGAGAGCTTTGCAATTCTGTTTATGTTAAGTGGATGCACATCTACTGTTGCTCTCGCCATATTTGTCATTAGGCAAATCATAAGCTCTCTAAAGTCTACTCTAGAGCAACAAAAACTTTTCAAAAGAGTATCAGCTTTTACTAAGAGACTGGTAAAATACAGAAGGCCGACGTCGACTATAGTTATGAATGTAGAAAACCCTGGAAATTCTCGTGATGCTACTGATTCAGAAGTGAGGCAACCCGTCAGCATAACAATTGATACAGAAAGCCTCGAAGATCATCTGGAAGCTCCTGACCCAGATAGTAAGGTGTAGTGTAATCGTTTAGAGTGCAACACATTTTTAAATGGGCACTGCTAGAATTCCAGAATTCTGTTCGCCCCATCTTAATTTGTTAAAACTATATGTACGTAGCATCTCTAAATACAACCAATCAAAATTTGCCTACAGTACAAGTATTTCTGTATCTTGGATAAATTTTGGAAATTCTAACATCTCACAACAATGTAGACATATTAGCATCCAAAATTTACATTTAATTGTATAGATTTCCCACCAGGTAAGTTTCTGTGATTAACACATTTTGAGTTTGTCAAATTTGTAAATCAAATTATATTATTTCTTCCCCTACCTGCCTCCTAGAATATTACTTTGGCAAATTTGCGAAAAACTGAAGAGCAATTACACTAAATTTTGTATAAACTAGTAGATTTGACAGTGTAAAAACTTTTCTAGCCTACAAATTTTGTAGACTTTAATAAAAATTTATAGTTGAATATTTACAGTATAAACCTAAAATACTGTACCTAAAACCTTAAATTTTGTATTGATCACAGAAGTCTACTAAAAATTACAAAAGTTACTATAGTGAACACTGAAATTTTAAAACAGAAAAAGAAGGGTACTGTAAAAATCATCCGGGAAGAGGTACTTAAATATACTTTTATCAAGTGTTATGctctgattttaaaaaaaaatgataGATATGTGAAACAGTAATTTGTAAAATTACCAATAAGTAGTAAATATAGCCACTTCTATAGAAACACACACGTACCGTTTGAGAAGGTGAATAAATACTGAATTTCCACATGAACAGAGTAAAAACATTTTTCTGGTTCGAAAATTTTCCATTTCTTGATTTACACGAGCAGAAAAAGAAACCAGATTTAGGGCACCATGAACAAAGAAGATGAATGATAAGTAACTGAACAACTATATAAATGAACAGTTGGGTTAACAATCAATTACACAGTTGAGATCTTCTCTAAACATGATCCCTATATTTGTCTAAAAGTCGACAAGTAAATCAAATTAATCTAAGATCTAAAAGAAAACTAAATTTAACATGATGCTGCAAATCTTGACTATCGCAACCTAAAATACAAGAGATGTTATCTTTGAACCTGTTCCCCTGCATGGTTGCTGGTAGATGATGATGCATTTCTACCATTGTCAGCTGGTTGAGTTGCTCCCCATTTCCCTTCTGTCTCCGTAGGTTCTATAACTTTCACAGACCCGTCTGTCAACCCAACTGCAAACTGATTTGGATCCTGTGGATGTGCTGCAACGACTAGAGGGTACACAGGTTGGCTTCTGCATAGCAGTACATCACCAGGTCAGTTTTACATTTCCAGGATATATGCTTGAAAGTTAAAATTAAATTAAGCTTAGCATAAATATATTTTCTTCTTTTCCTATTTTAACAAGAATTATATGAACAGACAACCACCGGAAATATCCATGATATTATACAACTGTAGTTAATATAGAAATGTAATGAAATGCCTATTGTAAAGTGAGATTATAATTGTAATGTATCATATAATATTTAAAAGAGAAGCTGTGGCCATTAAACAGCAGCAGCAAAACACAAGAAAGCATAAATCATGACAAGCCCTATATTGATAAAAAAGATTTACAATCTCTGCGACCCGACCGGGGGGGAACACACAAGCCCTTACCCGCCTGAATGGAATGAAGTCTTACCCGTTTACTACTGCTGGAGACAGGTACACTGTAGGCCCAATACGACATCTAAGTCTCAGGTTATCAGCATCAAAAACCCCGACATTTCCATCACAAAAAGATGCATAAACAAGTTGACTATTGCACGAATATGCGGCACAAGATATAGGCGCTGAGAGGACATCTTGGGGAACCCACTACAATAAAAGAATGCACAAAAAAAGGTTAGCAATTATTTAATTAAAGTGACGGGGATTAATGCCAGATGTTAATTTATACTTTTACCTGCCGGATGCAATCCATCTTGGAGGCATCATATAATGCTAATTGTGTTTCATGGGATACAAGCAAACGGATTTGATCAGAGTGGAATTGTACTCTCGTATCACCACTAGGTAGCTTGCCACCATGTAACTGTATTGGCACTGATTTTCTTTTCTCCCAAGTATCAATGCTCCAAACACAAAGCTGACATGCATGTAGGCTATATTAGTACAATCAAACAGAACTGAATTTCACTTCCCAGCACATATACATTTACATGATTTTTGCATATCAAGATAAAGGTAACTGAAAGCAAGATCTAAACTACAGACCCCATAACATGGCCATGATGTTTAAGAAAAATGGCTATCACATTATATATCACAAGCAACCTCCCTCGTGCAAGAACCGAAAAGGACACCAGGCTTAGTCTAGCAGAGATCCCTCATCCTTGGTAAGGAAAGATCGAGGGTTCGAGCCTCAGAAGAGGCAAATATGTGAGTACTTAAATTCTTGCAATCAACCTTACCCAAAAAATATATGTGCGCATGTGAGCGCTTCCATAACTAGACAGGCATCAGAATTATCCCTCGATCATAATCACTACTTTGTCGTATGGGGGTTAAAGTAAATCATTTGATATTTAGATCTAAGAAAGTGATTGATATATTGGTATAGGATAATGTACAAAGACTTTATAATGAAATGCCTTAATTGTGATGCACATGTCCTGTATCATTCTTCTAACTTGTTAGTCGATTATTTTTACAATAATTATGTCCCCTAAAAGATTGAGTTTGATAGTTTCAGGACTAATCAAAGCATCTGCTTTTCAATACAATTGCTAAAAGTACCTTGCTAAATAAGAATTCCTCTTTTCTCTATGTAAAAAGTCCTCATTTACTTTGGCAAGGTAAGAAACATCCTTAGTTCTAACATTACCCTTCTCTCGTGCATTTTCTCTTTTTTTGTGCACAAACATTGTAAACCATCTCTCACTCTCTACATTCATATAAATGAGTAACAGTTATGCACTCAAAAACATTAATAGTTAGGGACAGACTAATAAAATTCTTCAGTTTCTAAGGTATTTGAGGACATTAATGAAAAATATTGGACATCTGAGTGGGCATTTAAGCTGGGAAACAGACAGGGAACATTGCACAAAAATTTTAACGATTTAAGCAGTAGCTTACCTGAGCATCAGCGCCTGATGAAATCAGTATGTTCAAATTGGTGGAAAAAGCTAAACCGGTAACTCGCTTCTGATGACCCTTTAATTTGGATTTCACCTAATACACGGAAAGTTAGTAACATCAGCTATAGTCATACTACTTGAGCAAACTAGGAGTGTGATTCTTACCTCATCAACCCTAACATTGTAGATGTGGATAGTTGAATCCTCCATTCCGATTGCTATTATGTTATTATCTTGGGGATGGAATGCTAGGAAGGTTGAAATTGGTGGAGGAGGCATAAATGTTGTCATAACCTACGTATAATGGATAAGGAAAATCATCATCATACTCCAATTGGACAAATAAGCACTTACAGCAAAGTTCGGGCATACCTTGAATGTCATCATGTTAAACAAAGAGACCTTTCCACCAGAAGCCGACATTACATAAGAATCATTCTTTGATAGGGCTATGCATGGATACACTTCCTCAAGGTTGACACCTGAAACATCATTGGTCATAAGAAGACCACTGTTTGGTTGCCAATGCTGTGGAACAACATTGGTAGTGGCCTTAAAACCAAACAGACATCAGAATGCTGCTCAAACTATTCACCAAAAAAACAACACAAAATTTATTGATCAGTTTTTCTTCATTACCTTTCCACTAGGATTTTGTTCATTGCGGGACCACTTCCAAAGCCTTTGAATGCCATTTGACCCAAGTGCCAAAATGCCCACGCCAGAATTTGTGTATAGAAGTCGAGCAACCTAGATGTGTTAATACATATCAGAAACAAACAATTCACTAACCCAACTACTGGAAAACTGTGAGCATAATATGATCCACACCTTGTTAGTAGCATCTGTGCTGTCAGGCAATGTCACAAGCCGACAGTGAGCAGGATCTATAATCTCCGTCAACTGCCAGGACTTGGATTTTTCAGTCACATCATCAACATGCCTAGGCTTTTCCATGCTTCTAGCCACAGAATCAGCTCCATTCTAGGTAATGAAAATAAACAAGCATCAGTAACGGTACGTAAAGAGAAAACTAGGTTGCTGACTGAATAAGAAAATCCTTAAGAAACATCTAAAAAGCATTAATAAGTAACCAATATCACCCGCATATACTATTATTTCAGATATACAGCCACAGGGATTGACATCAAGGAATAGGTGTTAGAGGTATTATTTCTAACAATATCGTGCAAATACCCTTAACAGAAACTAATTCTTAAAGTACTCCTGATATATCTATAACTAATACATTTAACAGGAATAAACTGACTTACAGGAATGGCAGATGGCCTTACGGGGGAGCTTCTTTCCACTTTGCAATTAACTGGATTGACGTTTGGAATAGCAGAAGATCCAGACACCTATATATTCAACATCGGAAGGAAAAGTATAGTGTCGTGATCACATACTGACACATTGTATTATCCAAAATAAGTGCTACACTTGGAAAAAAATAATACCTTAATCGCGGATGGCTCTGGTGCTGATCTTAATGCTTCAAAGGGTGGGGCTTCAACAGACCTTAAGGACCTGAGACCAGCTGCATTTGCAAGTATCTTAATCCCACTATCCCCAGTGGTAACTGCTAGAAGATTACCTTCCTTATTAAATCTCAGACGAGGCAGATTCTGCAAAGACAAAACccctaattaaataattaaaattagaaCAATAGGCATGGGCTCCTTTATCTCGCTTCATAATTTTCTTTACTGGCAAGCTTCACAGTGGGGATCTTTCCTTTTCTGGAGGGTCGGGGACACTGTCATTAATGGGTAAGTTAAAAGTGATATTGCAAGAGAAGAATTAAATACTAACCGGTAGTCCACCATCAGCATCTGTACTTGTGAGCATGTTTGTGTTGTCCATATCCCAAAACTTTATCTGATTATCTTCGCCAACAGCCAAAAAGTGATTTTGAGTTGTGTCAAACTGGACAATGCCTACTGATTTCTTTCTAAATCCAGAATATGATCGTTTTATTGCTCCTTCACTTTCATTCCATTCAACCAGAAAAGAGTCTCCATCTTTACTCGTTCCACAAGAAAACAATCTGAAATGAAGTATTTGAAATGATAATAAGTCTGAAAAAGTGCCAGCAATAGTGACAAATATGTGATGAAGCGTTAAAAAAGATGAGCAATCAGCATACTTGATTCACACCGCCACCGGATCTAGAAACCAAATTTACATATCTGTCTTGAAATATATTAAATGACAAAGAATACAAGTGGGATACTCAAGGTATATTTTGAAATTCCACTGACCTACTGCCATCAGCACTGTAAAGCATAGTAGTGCACCATCTCCCAGGAGCATCATAGTCAACCCTTGATCCCATATTATCATAAAGCCAGGCCTTAATCTTCCCATCAATTGCAGTTGAAAATATAAACTGCAAAAAATAGAGTGGTAAGATGTGTATACCTTTACAAGATAAAATTACCCAAATACCCATGAAGAGAATATAACTTGCTGTAACCGTCTCTGCCCAAATCATATTATCATAAGTCGTGTTCTTATAACAACACTACTTACGGAAATACATCTACAACAGTGAAAGCAGATTCCCCAGTCATATGCTACTAATAGTAGTATAACTGTGTACTTGCTTATGCTACCTACAATTGCTGGTCTGTAAAAGTTGCTGCTCAATATTGCAAGGATCAAACTTAGTAGCCCTTTGGATCCTTGGATTTCAACCCAATAAATGGGAATGGATGTGAGGTTCCTATACACTTTTGTAGTAAAATCTCATTCTCATTCCCGTAAACGATTAACCTCATTAAAATCCCATGATACAAATAGCACCTTTACTTCAGACTTGAACCACTTTTTAGAATCAATATCTAATCTAAATCCGAAATAGTGAGAGAAATGGCAGGAGACTAAATAAATAAGCCAAGGTAAATTATTCTAGCTCCCATATATGGGCCACATTTaactttatatatataaataaagaaGGACCTTTTTTATCTAACCCTGCAATTCCTGATTGATGCTTGCCCACGCTATATAAATGTTGAAGAAATTCTATAATTATCAGTTCCCAAATTATTCCATTCCCACATATGATGCTGCTCAAATTCATTACAAACCACTTCTTTAGGATAACATAACAAAACCCTAGGGCACTGGAAACCAGCCTGAAAATTGTCACTTCTTTAGGATAACATAACAAAACCCTAGGGCACTGGAAACCAGCCTGAAAATTGTCTGGATTTGTATACCTGAATATTCTCTTTTTGGTGAGGACATACAGAATACACTGGTGATTCATGCCCTTCAAAGTTAAACAGCTTTTTCCCCGTCATATCCCACAcctgttttatttttaaattagtATTTTAACAGAGCAAGCAAAACAAAGGAGGGTGGAATTAGCAAAGAAGGTTAACCAAAATATGATTAACTGTTCCTCACCTTTATCAACTTATCATCCCCACAGGTTATTATACACAACTGCTTGTTTGGATTAGCAAAAGCCAAGTCATTGACTCCACCAGCATGTGCATCTATCTGCTTTTACAGAAAGCTGTCAGCAGACGGTACTATATGAACAGAACTTTATTAAACAGATTGCAAAATCGTAAATCACCTCTAGATGCTGATTTAGGTCGTTAGGTCCAGCATAAGCATAAACATGAACTAAATGCTTCGCAAATGCAGCCCCTGCAGCATCAGTTATAAGAATTATACAAAGGTACCTTTGAGAAATCAGGTAAAAGTTCTTTTGACAATA
This window contains:
- the LOC141675301 gene encoding topless-related protein 3-like, yielding MSSLSRELVFLILQFLEEEKFKDSVHRLEQESGFYFNMRYFEEKVHAGEWDEVEKYLSGYTKVDDNRYSMKIFFEIRKQKYLEALDRQDKSKAVDILVNDLKVFSTFNEDLYKEITQLLTLTNFRENEQLSKYGDTKTARSIMLVELKKLIEANPLFREKLVFPTLKSSRLRTLINQSLNWQHQLCKNPRPNPDIKTLFTDHTCAPPNGALAPTPVNISSATVAKPMAYTPIGAHGPFPPAAAASNANVMAGWMANAAASSSVQAAVVTASTLPILPNQNQVSSLKRPITPPTTLGMLEYQTADHEQLMKRLRPAQSVEEVSYPAARQQASWSLDDLPRTVAFTMNQGSSITSMDFHPSHRTLLLVGCGNGDITLWEVAMREKLISKPFKIWDITTCSMAFQASVSKESPISVSRVTWSPDGNYLGAAFAKHLVHVYAYAGPNDLNQHLEIDAHAGGVNDLAFANPNKQLCIITCGDDKLIKVWDMTGKKLFNFEGHESPVYSVCPHQKENIQFIFSTAIDGKIKAWLYDNMGSRVDYDAPGRWCTTMLYSADGSRLFSCGTSKDGDSFLVEWNESEGAIKRSYSGFRKKSVGIVQFDTTQNHFLAVGEDNQIKFWDMDNTNMLTSTDADGGLPNLPRLRFNKEGNLLAVTTGDSGIKILANAAGLRSLRSVEAPPFEALRSAPEPSAIKVSGSSAIPNVNPVNCKVERSSPVRPSAIPNGADSVARSMEKPRHVDDVTEKSKSWQLTEIIDPAHCRLVTLPDSTDATNKVARLLYTNSGVGILALGSNGIQRLWKWSRNEQNPSGKATTNVVPQHWQPNSGLLMTNDVSGVNLEEVYPCIALSKNDSYVMSASGGKVSLFNMMTFKVMTTFMPPPPISTFLAFHPQDNNIIAIGMEDSTIHIYNVRVDEVKSKLKGHQKRVTGLAFSTNLNILISSGADAQLCVWSIDTWEKRKSVPIQLHGGKLPSGDTRVQFHSDQIRLLVSHETQLALYDASKMDCIRQWVPQDVLSAPISCAAYSCNSQLVYASFCDGNVGVFDADNLRLRCRIGPTVYLSPAVVNGSQPVYPLVVAAHPQDPNQFAVGLTDGSVKVIEPTETEGKWGATQPADNGRNASSSTSNHAGEQVQR